In one window of Skermanella rosea DNA:
- the cobA gene encoding uroporphyrinogen-III C-methyltransferase encodes MIPSSSPLPFPEFEPGWVWLAGAGPGDPGLLTLHAWHALRHADVIVYDALVGPDILGMARPESRLEFAGKRGGRPSPKQPDISRRLVELARQGLRVLRLKGGDPFVFGRGGEEALMLVEHKVPFRVIPGITAGIGGLAYAGIPVTHRDRNHAVTFMTGHSASGLVPDTIDWTAVARGSPVIIMYMALKHLALIADRFMEAGRPRDQAVAVVTNATLPNQHVLETTLERAASDVAEHGIEPPAMVVVGDVVLLRPALDWLGALSGRVLTTSGVAG; translated from the coding sequence ATGATCCCCTCATCCTCACCCCTCCCCTTCCCCGAGTTCGAACCCGGCTGGGTCTGGCTCGCGGGCGCCGGTCCGGGAGACCCCGGCCTGCTCACCCTCCATGCCTGGCACGCGCTGCGCCATGCGGACGTGATCGTCTATGACGCGCTGGTCGGGCCGGACATCCTGGGCATGGCCCGGCCCGAAAGCCGGCTGGAGTTCGCCGGCAAGCGCGGCGGGCGGCCATCGCCCAAGCAGCCCGACATCTCCCGGCGGCTGGTCGAACTGGCCCGGCAGGGCCTGCGCGTGCTGCGCCTGAAGGGCGGCGATCCCTTCGTGTTCGGGCGCGGCGGCGAGGAAGCGCTGATGCTGGTCGAGCACAAGGTGCCGTTCCGCGTGATCCCGGGCATCACCGCCGGGATCGGCGGCCTGGCCTATGCCGGCATCCCCGTGACCCACCGCGACCGGAACCACGCCGTGACCTTCATGACCGGGCACAGCGCCTCCGGGCTGGTGCCGGACACGATCGACTGGACCGCCGTGGCGCGCGGCTCGCCGGTGATCATCATGTACATGGCGCTGAAGCACCTCGCCCTCATCGCGGACCGCTTCATGGAAGCCGGGCGCCCGCGCGACCAGGCGGTCGCGGTCGTGACCAACGCGACCCTGCCGAACCAGCACGTGCTGGAGACGACCCTGGAGCGCGCGGCATCGGACGTGGCGGAGCACGGCATCGAGCCCCCGGCCATGGTGGTGGTCGGAGACGTGGTGCTGCTCCGGCCGGCGCTGGACTGGCTGGGCGCCCTGTCCGGCCGCGTCCTGACCACCAGCGGCGTGGCTGGCTGA